From the Psilocybe cubensis strain MGC-MH-2018 chromosome 9, whole genome shotgun sequence genome, one window contains:
- a CDS encoding Glycolipid 2-alpha-mannosyltransferase 1: MSSRRYHSLIVLSLIFGIYLIFIATGDSNGNSTLLALIGSNSLSRNAVPPYRVPIPDEYYLPKNENTSPTRKANAAILMLARNSDLNGVVTSVKQMEDRFNKKFQYPYIFLNEQPFEEAFITRVTELTDAEVKFGIIPKEHWVQPEYIDEARAAASRGRMVQSNIIYGDRPDVKFFCDLDYDPFLLMEDQDKLYGFNVALYEFQATIPTLWDAVKEFTTNNPEYVAPDNAMDFLSDNGGTSYNLCHFWSNFEIANLDLWRSEAYTKFFEFLDRKGGFYYERWGDAPVHSMAASLFLNKSQLHFFDDIGYRHEPFEHCPGGESHKKGKCACDSADNFDYQPYSCYTRYEKLFPNVTYS, encoded by the exons ATGTCCTCAAGGCGATATCATTCCTTGATTGTCCTGTCTCTGATT TTTGGCATCTACCTCATCTTCATTGCTACAGGTGACAGCAACGGAAACTCAACTCTGCTTGCCCTTATAGGCTCCAACTCACTATCCAGAAATGCAGTCCCACCGTACAGAGTTCCTATTCCCGACGAATACTACCTACCCAAGAATGAAAACACATCCCCTACTCGAAAGGCCAATGCAGCGATTCTGATGCTAG CACGAAACAGTGACTTGAATGGGGTGGTGACTAGCGTGAAACAGATGGAGGATCGCTTCAACAAAAAGTTTCAATATccctacatttttttgaaCGAACAACCGTTTGAAGAAGCCTTCATTAC GCGGGTTACGGAGCTCACCGATGCGGAAGTAAAATTTGGCATCATCCCAAAGGAACACTGGGTACAACCGGAGTACATAGACGAGGCGAGGGCAGCGGCTTCTCGAGGCAGAATGGTCCAGAGTAACATCATTTACGGAG ATAGACCGGATGTCAAATTCTTTTGCGATCTCGACTACGATCCTTTCTTACTCATGGAGGACCAAGATAAACTATATG GCTTCAATGTCGCACTATACGAGTTCCAAGCCACCATACCGACTCTGTGGGATGCAGTCAAAG AATTCACGACGAACAATCCCGAATACGTTGCCCCGGATAATGCTATGGACTTTCTCTCAGATAACGGAGGGACATCATACAATCTCTGCCATT TTTGGAGTAACTTTGAAATCGCTAATCTCGATCTTTGGAGGAGTGAAGCATACACAAAATTCTTTGAATTTTTGGATCGAAAGGGTGGATTTTACTACGAG CGATGGGGTGATGCACCGGTTCACAGCATGGCAGCATCTCTTTTCCTTAATAAATCACAATTG CATTTCTTTGACGACATCGGATACCGACACGAGCCATTTGAGCACTGTCCCGGAGGAGAGTCTCATAAAAAAGGGAAATGCGCATGCGACAGCGCAGATAATTTCG ACTACCAGCCATACTCATGCTATACCAGATACGAGAAGCTGTTCCCTAATGTAACATATTCTTAA
- a CDS encoding Flavin-dependent monooxygenase, with translation MNYTSPEILIVGGGPSGLILALSLARNNVPVRLIEKSTTERVGQRGSGISPRTFEVFESLGVVDDVLKQVIKVPNFCVFKMPGGTEIINDFNMEEYVDPTPSIPYPNLMLLGQDLLDKILCAELAKHQCCQIDLGAELQSLKQWEDRVEVVIIRHDLSQDTFDSIDPVVAHSSPEDPPVAPVVEHASYK, from the exons ATGAACTACACCTCACCGGAAATTTTGATT GTCGGTGGCGGACCTTCAGGTCTCATACTTGCCCTTTCTTTGGCGCGTAACAATGTACCCGTGCGTCTCATCGAAAAATCCACAACTGAACGTGTTGGGCAGCGTGGGTCCGGAATATCA CCTCGAACCTTTGAAGTCTTCGAGTCCCTTGGGGTAGTAGACGATGTCCTCAAGCAGGTTATCAAAGTGCCCAACTTCTGCGTTTTCAAGATGCCAGGAGGTACCGAAATAATCAATGACTTTAACATGGAAGAATATGTCGATCCGACACCATCTATCCCATAT CCTAATCTAATGCTCTTAGGCCAAGATCTGCTTGACAAGATTCTGTGTGCCGAGTTGGCCAAACACCAATGCTGTCAAATTGATCTAGGTGCCGAGCTTCAGTCCTTGAAACAATGGGAAGATCGTGTGGAGGTCGTCATCATTAGACACGATCTATCACAAGACACCTTCGACTCGATTGATCCCGTTGTCGCACACTCGTCGCCAGAAGATCCTCCGGTAGCGCCGGTAGTCGAACACGCATCGTACAAATAG